In the Tateyamaria omphalii genome, GGGGCGGGTCGAGCAGGATGACGTCGAAGCGGTCCTTGATCGTCTCCAGCCCGTTGCGCAGGCGGTCGAGGACGAACGCCTGTTCGCGCGCCATGCGGGCGGCGAACTCATATTCGGCGTCGTAGAGACCGAGGTTGGCGGGGATCAGCGCGATGTTGGGCCAATAGGTGGCGCGCAGGGCGTAGCTAAGGTCTTGTGGCCCGCCGTGGCGGAAAAAGGGGTAGAGCGTATCCTCCTCTTCATCGACATCCACGTCGGGGTTCAGGCCAAAGACGGACGTGGTGCTCGCTTGGCTGTCGCAATCCACGACGCAGACACGGTAGCCTTGCAGCGCGAGGTGCTGAGCGAAGTGGCACACCATGGTGGATTTGCCGACGCCGCCCTTGAAGTTCTGGATGGCCAGAACCATCGCCGGGTCGCTGTCGGCGCGGTGGGGCAGGGTGCCGAACACCTGCCGCATGCGATTGACATCAGCCAGTGAATATCCGGTCCTTCGGCCCGTGTTAGGGTCTTTTTCCGGCATGGGAAGGCGGCCGTCCGCTTCAGCATCCCGGATCAGCTTGTCACTGCGCCCGACCATGTCGGCCGCGCGTTTGACATTGAAGCTGAGGTCGAGCGACTTTTGCGCACCCGGCGCATAGAGCCGGTCGCGCAGTCTTTCGATTACGGTGGACGCCCGTGTGGCGAGTTTGTCCAGCTCGTCGAGCGAGACGGGGGGTAGGGCGGACTGCTCCATTTCGGACCTCTTTAGGGGGTATTGATCCGAATCATGACGGGTGCGGGCCTTTGCCTCAAGTGCAAACTTTGGAAGGGAGGGGCGAAAAAAGCGGAAATTGGCGGGTGCGGCCTCAATGGTCGGAAATCGGCTGACCATTGCTGTCTGTGTGGAAGTTTAGCGCGGTTTTTGCGCTATAGAACACACCAAGTATGCCCTCGGGTTCTGTGCGCCAACAATTGCCAGCGAACACCCTTAAAATCTCAAACAGAAAGCACCCCTTATTCTGATTTCATAGTGTTCTGTGTTCATCCGGATCAAAGCCCTGATTTTCTTGGAAAAAGCGGTTCTGATCCTTACATCCTGGGATCGTTGGGCTTACGTCTCGGGGCGGTTACTCCTACATCTCGGGGCGGCAAACCTTACGTATCGGGTGGGCAGCTATTCTTACGTTTTGGGTGAGTCTTGTGACCGACTCAGCCCTTTGTTTTTTGGGTGTTATTCGAATCACTTGGCCGACACCCTGAATCCTTCCCGCTTGTTTAACCTTACAAATTGGGTGCAGCCCTTTTTGTAGACGCAGGCGTCGCCCCCCGTTATTCTTACGTCACACTGCCCGTCAGAGGTAAGAGAAGAGCAGCATGGCGGATCGCCCGACCCAATCCTACCGGACCATTGACGCCCGGCCAAATGCGCAAAGCCTGGTGAAGCCGGGTGAATTGGTGGACCTGGTCGAGGTCACGCCGCTGACACTGGCCGACCGGCGTATCTATAACCAGCTTCTGGAGAATGCGTGGGACGCGATTGAGAAACCCGTGACGCATGTGATCTCCAAATCCGATCTGCGGGGGTCGCACAATTCCAATGACAGGGTGGGGGAGTCGGTCGAGCGGTTGATGTCGGCCATCGTCAAGGTGAAGGTCACGCATGAGGGCGAGGACGCCATCGAGCGGGTGCAACTGCTTGGTGGCAACATCGAGACGACGCGCCGTGACGGTGTGCTGGAATACGAGATCCCGCAGCGGCTGCGCAAGATCATCAAGGATTCGACCGTGTTCGCACGCCTGCAACGCGAGGTGATGTTTGCGCTGAGTTCGAAATATGCGCTGACGCTTTATGAGATGATCCAGAAGCGGGGCAACCTGCGCTATCGGTCCTCGGAGAAATTTGCGCTGGATGATCTGCGCGGGGTGCTGGGGGTGCCCAAGGGCAAGCTGACGTCATGGTCGAACCTCAAGCTGCGGGCAATTGAACCGGCGGTGGCCGAGGTGAACATGCTGTCGGACTATGTGGTCGAGATTGAGCCGGTGAAGACCGGGCGCCGGGTGACGCATATCGAGTTGAAGTGGTGGCGCAAGGATGGGGCAGGGACGGCGGAGACGGAGCGGGAGTTGGCCTTCTCCAAGGTTGGGCGCAAGGCCCGGATGACGAACACGACCGAAGACCTGAAACCCCGGCCCGCGTGGTTGGAGGCTGCGGGGCC is a window encoding:
- a CDS encoding replication initiation protein, yielding MADRPTQSYRTIDARPNAQSLVKPGELVDLVEVTPLTLADRRIYNQLLENAWDAIEKPVTHVISKSDLRGSHNSNDRVGESVERLMSAIVKVKVTHEGEDAIERVQLLGGNIETTRRDGVLEYEIPQRLRKIIKDSTVFARLQREVMFALSSKYALTLYEMIQKRGNLRYRSSEKFALDDLRGVLGVPKGKLTSWSNLKLRAIEPAVAEVNMLSDYVVEIEPVKTGRRVTHIELKWWRKDGAGTAETERELAFSKVGRKARMTNTTEDLKPRPAWLEAAGPALRTETYETARLRHPGYDIYHVEKEWRAWAATKEPPRDADRAYLAFFRSFAENNPLR